The following proteins come from a genomic window of Mycobacterium sp. DL:
- a CDS encoding CsbD family protein, whose amino-acid sequence MSAGDKANNKIEDLGGKAKEGFGKVTGDKDTENEGKVDQVKSSLKDAGEKVKDAFKK is encoded by the coding sequence ATGAGCGCCGGAGACAAAGCGAACAACAAGATCGAAGACCTCGGCGGCAAGGCGAAAGAGGGCTTCGGCAAGGTGACCGGAGACAAGGACACCGAGAACGAAGGCAAGGTCGACCAGGTCAAGTCGAGCCTCAAGGACGCCGGCGAGAAGGTCAAGGACGCGTTCAAGAAGTAG
- a CDS encoding zinc-dependent dehydrogenase: MKALRFYAPEDVRLEDVPEPTCAPDEVKLRVRNCSTCGTDVKIFYNGHQNLTPPRTIGHEIAGEISEVGADVNSTYGSNWQVGDRVQVIAAVPCGECYECKKGWMAVCQNQTSMGYQYDGGFAEYMIVPRQVLKVDGLNRIPDNVGFDEASAAEPFACAINAQELLGIEEGDTVVVFGAGPIGCMHIRIARGVHKCGPIYLVDVNDARLKMSADAVNPDGVINAADVDVVEKVMELTGGRGADIVITATAANVAQEQAIAMAARNGRISFFGGLPKTDPTITCDSNVVHYRQLHIHGANGSAPEHNKRALEYISTGQVPVKDLITRHIPLDDVLNAFQIVKKGEAIKVTVEPAPAEVAAGV, translated from the coding sequence ATGAAGGCACTGCGGTTCTACGCACCCGAGGATGTCCGACTCGAAGACGTTCCGGAGCCGACGTGCGCCCCCGACGAGGTCAAACTGCGGGTCCGCAACTGTTCGACGTGCGGCACCGACGTGAAGATCTTCTACAACGGCCACCAGAACCTGACGCCGCCCCGCACCATCGGACACGAGATCGCAGGCGAGATCTCCGAGGTGGGTGCCGACGTCAACTCGACGTACGGCAGCAACTGGCAGGTGGGCGACCGGGTCCAGGTGATCGCCGCCGTGCCCTGCGGAGAGTGCTACGAATGCAAGAAGGGCTGGATGGCGGTGTGCCAGAACCAGACGTCGATGGGATACCAGTACGACGGTGGCTTCGCCGAGTACATGATCGTGCCGCGCCAGGTGCTCAAAGTCGATGGCCTGAACCGGATTCCGGACAACGTCGGCTTCGACGAGGCCTCGGCCGCCGAGCCGTTCGCGTGCGCCATCAATGCCCAGGAGCTGCTGGGCATCGAAGAGGGCGACACCGTCGTGGTGTTCGGCGCAGGCCCGATCGGCTGCATGCACATCCGGATCGCGCGCGGCGTCCACAAGTGCGGCCCGATCTACCTCGTCGACGTCAACGACGCCCGGCTCAAGATGTCCGCCGACGCCGTCAACCCCGACGGTGTCATCAACGCCGCCGATGTCGACGTGGTGGAGAAGGTCATGGAACTCACCGGCGGTCGAGGCGCGGACATCGTGATCACCGCAACCGCAGCCAATGTCGCCCAGGAGCAGGCCATCGCGATGGCCGCCCGCAATGGCCGCATCTCGTTCTTCGGCGGGCTGCCCAAGACCGATCCCACCATCACCTGCGACTCCAACGTCGTGCACTACCGCCAGCTGCACATCCACGGAGCCAACGGCTCGGCGCCCGAACACAACAAGCGCGCACTGGAGTACATCTCCACCGGTCAGGTGCCCGTCAAGGACCTGATCACCCGTCACATCCCGCTGGATGACGTGCTGAATGCGTTCCAGATCGTCAAGAAGGGCGAGGCCATCAAGGTGACGGTGGAGCCCGCACCCGCCGAGGTGGCGGCGGGGGTGTGA